Proteins from a genomic interval of Geodermatophilus obscurus DSM 43160:
- a CDS encoding LCP family protein: MLVVVAGLTIGLGTLQVDPVAKDVARVSDAFPDEQDRPEVAEAAQEARTLLVVGVDPAAGATGATRAEAVLLVRLTGDRRHAQMVTFPLDTWVAEQSTTLEGVFGVDGRQGVVGAVETLTDVRVDHYAELDYAGFATVTDALGGVTVDVPEEYSNRGRTVPPGPQQMDGAAAVAYVRDASAATRAAAPERQQRVVQALFGRIGELGALADLGRLSGLLDLVTGALRVDESLADEDLVATAWEFRGVAEPEFVAAPVGSTGEEQGQPITRLDEDGAAALWGHLQADDLAAHLGRFR; this comes from the coding sequence GTGCTGGTCGTCGTCGCTGGTCTGACCATCGGGCTGGGCACTCTCCAGGTGGACCCCGTCGCCAAGGACGTCGCCCGGGTCAGCGACGCGTTTCCCGACGAGCAGGACCGGCCGGAGGTCGCCGAGGCAGCCCAGGAGGCCCGGACGCTCCTCGTGGTGGGCGTCGACCCGGCCGCCGGTGCCACCGGCGCCACCCGGGCCGAGGCGGTCCTGCTGGTGCGGCTCACCGGCGACCGCCGGCACGCCCAGATGGTGACCTTCCCGCTGGACACCTGGGTCGCCGAGCAGAGCACCACGCTCGAGGGCGTCTTCGGGGTCGACGGCCGGCAGGGCGTGGTGGGTGCTGTGGAGACGCTGACCGACGTCCGCGTCGACCACTACGCCGAGCTGGACTACGCGGGCTTCGCGACCGTCACCGACGCGTTGGGCGGCGTCACCGTCGACGTCCCCGAGGAATACAGCAACCGGGGGCGGACCGTCCCGCCGGGACCGCAGCAGATGGACGGCGCCGCGGCGGTCGCGTACGTGCGGGACGCCAGCGCGGCGACGCGCGCCGCGGCACCCGAGCGGCAGCAGCGCGTGGTGCAGGCGCTGTTCGGCCGGATCGGGGAGCTGGGCGCCCTCGCCGACCTCGGCCGGCTCTCCGGGTTGCTCGACCTGGTGACGGGTGCGCTGCGGGTCGACGAGTCCCTGGCCGACGAGGACCTCGTGGCGACCGCGTGGGAGTTTCGCGGCGTGGCGGAGCCGGAGTTCGTCGCTGCTCCGGTGGGCTCTACGGGGGAGGAGCAGGGGCAGCCCATCACCCGCCTCGACGAGGATGGGGCGGCGGCGCTGTGGGGCCACCTGCAGGCGGACGACCTCGCCGCCCACCTCGGCCGGTTCCGCTGA
- a CDS encoding glycoside hydrolase family 3 N-terminal domain-containing protein, with amino-acid sequence MRSPRLGAVLGSLLCLLSTACAAPTADTGTAPSTPSAAPSPTLSPEIDLVDAALVELDRRGQVAQLIVVGVALADLSPADDFGAEGVGGVFLQGRSSIPADQLAAETARWAESAQGPRLWVGVDQEGGAVQTLSGPGFADLPSALLQGRMPAEELAALADDMGASLSSAGINLNLAPVADVVPSGTEDGNAAIGAWDRQYGSTAEDVVRAAGTIADGLAAHGVTPTLKHFPGLGRVPENPDKSRDATDDVTTRDDEQVAAFGALAGSDADPFVMMSSATYTQIDASTPAVFSPVVVNDLLRGQLGFDGVVISDDIGAAQAVQDTPIDERAVRFLEAGGTLMLTMDADAVDEMIDAVLARAESDPEFAATVDAAVRTALTAKADAGLLPDD; translated from the coding sequence ATGCGCTCTCCCCGCCTCGGAGCCGTCCTCGGCTCCCTGCTCTGCCTGCTGTCCACGGCCTGCGCTGCGCCGACCGCCGACACCGGGACGGCGCCCAGCACGCCCAGCGCCGCCCCCTCGCCCACTCTGAGCCCCGAGATCGACCTGGTCGACGCCGCCCTCGTCGAGCTGGACCGCCGTGGGCAGGTCGCCCAGCTGATCGTCGTCGGGGTCGCGCTCGCCGACCTCTCCCCCGCCGACGACTTCGGCGCAGAGGGTGTGGGCGGCGTCTTCCTCCAGGGTCGCAGCAGCATCCCCGCGGACCAGCTGGCCGCCGAGACCGCGCGCTGGGCGGAGTCCGCCCAGGGGCCGCGTCTGTGGGTCGGCGTCGACCAGGAGGGCGGCGCCGTGCAGACGCTCTCCGGCCCCGGTTTCGCCGACCTGCCGTCGGCCCTACTTCAGGGCCGCATGCCGGCCGAGGAGCTGGCCGCCCTCGCCGACGACATGGGCGCGTCCCTGAGCAGCGCGGGCATCAACCTCAACCTCGCGCCGGTCGCCGACGTCGTCCCCTCCGGCACCGAGGACGGCAACGCAGCCATCGGCGCCTGGGACCGCCAGTACGGCAGCACCGCGGAGGACGTCGTCCGCGCGGCCGGCACCATCGCCGACGGCCTGGCCGCGCACGGCGTCACCCCCACGCTCAAGCACTTCCCCGGGCTCGGCCGGGTGCCGGAGAACCCCGACAAGAGCCGGGACGCCACCGACGACGTCACCACCCGCGACGACGAGCAGGTCGCCGCCTTCGGCGCGCTCGCCGGCTCCGACGCCGACCCCTTCGTGATGATGTCGTCGGCCACCTACACGCAGATCGACGCCAGCACGCCGGCCGTCTTCTCCCCCGTCGTCGTCAACGACCTGCTCCGCGGGCAGCTCGGCTTCGACGGGGTGGTCATCTCCGACGACATCGGCGCCGCCCAAGCCGTGCAGGACACCCCGATCGACGAGCGGGCGGTCCGGTTCCTCGAGGCCGGGGGCACTCTGATGCTCACCATGGACGCCGATGCGGTGGACGAGATGATCGACGCCGTCCTGGCCCGCGCCGAGAGCGACCCCGAGTTCGCCGCCACGGTCGACGCCGCCGTCCGGACCGCCCTCACCGCTAAGGCCGACGCGGGGCTGCTGCCGGACGACTGA
- a CDS encoding PP2C family protein-serine/threonine phosphatase, translating to MPPVELTWGAATAVGQREDNQDRYLAAPPVFAVADGMGGHVGGAAAAEAVVEALRSLTGGETTTVEAIRLALQRADGEIRAFQGPDKAGAGTTVAGVALVDEGNGPQWAVFHVGDSRVYRWHEGRLDQLTTDHSVVQELLDAGYISDASAATHPQRHIITRALGVGPRPEADVVLLPVMAGERFLACSDGLTGELSDAQIAALVGAGNDVEKTVARLTSEAESAGARDNVTVVAVQVGHPGTSTGATAPR from the coding sequence ATGCCGCCGGTCGAGCTGACGTGGGGAGCGGCCACAGCCGTGGGCCAGCGGGAGGACAACCAGGACAGGTACCTGGCCGCCCCGCCGGTGTTCGCGGTCGCCGACGGCATGGGGGGCCATGTCGGTGGTGCCGCCGCCGCGGAGGCGGTGGTCGAGGCGCTGCGCTCGCTCACCGGTGGGGAGACGACGACCGTCGAGGCGATCCGGTTGGCGCTGCAGCGGGCCGACGGCGAGATCCGCGCATTCCAGGGGCCGGACAAGGCCGGTGCCGGGACGACGGTCGCCGGCGTCGCGCTGGTCGATGAGGGGAATGGACCCCAGTGGGCGGTGTTCCACGTCGGTGACTCGCGGGTGTACCGCTGGCACGAGGGCCGCCTCGACCAGCTGACCACCGACCACTCGGTGGTGCAGGAGCTCCTCGACGCCGGCTACATCTCCGACGCGAGCGCTGCCACGCACCCGCAGCGGCACATCATCACCCGGGCACTCGGTGTCGGTCCCCGTCCCGAGGCCGACGTGGTCCTGCTACCCGTCATGGCCGGTGAACGCTTCCTCGCTTGCTCCGACGGCCTGACCGGCGAGCTGAGTGACGCGCAGATCGCTGCACTCGTCGGTGCGGGGAACGATGTCGAGAAGACCGTCGCGAGGCTCACTAGCGAGGCTGAGAGCGCAGGGGCGCGCGACAACGTGACCGTCGTCGCGGTGCAGGTGGGGCACCCCGGCACGTCGACCGGTGCGACCGCACCGCGCTGA